Proteins found in one Roseovarius pelagicus genomic segment:
- a CDS encoding penicillin acylase family protein — protein sequence MADLFKWLMRITGVLLALAVLAVIGLYFLLSRSLPEYDKSLDVAGLSAPVEIVRNNANVPHIFSEKDTGVFFGLGYSHAQDRLWQMIVLRRTAQGRLSEVFGTRTLSVDKLLRRFDIYGAARASVAAQDPATTAALEAYAAGVNARVDEINSSALGRGAPEMFLFNAPISPWSATDSIAIIKLMAVQLSAQMSHEVRRARTSLVLGDSARLADILPDAPGTGIAALPDYAQLMPGLELPRYAIGTPMPQHPLSPFPAPEFAGASNAWAAAPSRSAAGGTLLANDPHLGFSAPAIWYLARLELVSGGVIGGTIPGVPAVLTGRSERLGWGITSANLDDQDVYIEQLNPDNPEEYLTPDGFKPFETRRSIINISGEDPVTMTLRWTENGPVLPGSHYNLGTVTPSGHVASLAWTALSAHDTTMSAAIALMRAGTVEDALEAGELFVAPAQNLTVVDREKIAMKLMGAMPRRNADHESQGRLPSRGWIDNNRWQGRFPHSANPEFVAPVGGILGNTNNKTVDRPFPQHVSYVWGDTQRIHRWQRLMQTRHVHTRDSFIEAQLDTVSFTARSLLPLIGADLWFTGESAPEGSAQGLRQRALSLLADWNGEMNEHRPEPLIYAAWLRALQTRLAKDELGPLNSEFTHADPIFIERVYRDVDGAAIWCDVVQSSPVETCTDIARLALDDALVWITDRYGTALESLRWGDVHQAVQDHPVLGDVPWVRYFVNIRQSTSGGDHTLQRGLTRGTGPDPFQNVHGAGYRGVYDFADPDSSVFVISTGQSGHFLSRYYDDLAQLWRRGEYIPMSLDPQLARAAAVGITNLRPASP from the coding sequence ATGGCAGATCTCTTCAAATGGTTGATGCGGATCACGGGCGTGCTGTTGGCGCTGGCGGTACTGGCGGTCATCGGGCTCTACTTTTTGTTGTCACGCTCACTGCCCGAGTACGATAAATCGCTCGATGTGGCGGGCCTCTCTGCGCCGGTCGAGATTGTACGCAACAACGCCAACGTTCCACACATCTTCAGCGAAAAAGATACCGGTGTCTTCTTTGGCCTTGGATATTCGCATGCGCAGGACCGGCTATGGCAGATGATCGTATTGCGCCGCACAGCGCAGGGTCGCCTGTCAGAGGTGTTCGGGACACGGACACTGAGCGTAGACAAACTGCTGCGCCGGTTCGACATCTACGGGGCCGCGCGTGCATCGGTGGCGGCGCAGGATCCGGCCACGACGGCCGCACTCGAAGCTTATGCCGCGGGAGTGAACGCCCGCGTGGACGAAATCAATTCCTCGGCCTTGGGGCGCGGCGCGCCCGAGATGTTCCTCTTTAATGCACCGATTTCGCCTTGGTCTGCCACGGACAGCATTGCAATTATCAAGCTGATGGCGGTTCAGCTATCGGCCCAGATGAGTCACGAGGTACGCCGCGCGCGCACATCGCTGGTTCTGGGGGACTCAGCCCGGTTGGCGGATATTCTGCCCGATGCGCCCGGCACCGGTATCGCCGCACTGCCGGACTACGCCCAGTTGATGCCGGGGCTGGAGCTTCCGCGCTATGCGATCGGCACACCGATGCCGCAACACCCGCTTTCTCCATTCCCTGCGCCAGAATTCGCCGGTGCCTCGAACGCATGGGCCGCAGCGCCGTCGCGTTCCGCTGCTGGCGGTACACTCTTGGCTAACGATCCCCATCTGGGGTTTTCAGCGCCTGCGATCTGGTATCTGGCACGGCTGGAACTGGTCAGCGGAGGGGTGATCGGTGGTACAATACCCGGTGTACCGGCCGTTCTGACAGGGCGCAGTGAACGGTTGGGATGGGGCATCACCTCGGCCAATCTTGACGATCAGGACGTCTATATCGAGCAGTTGAATCCCGACAACCCCGAAGAATACCTGACGCCGGATGGATTCAAACCATTCGAAACGCGCCGCTCGATCATCAACATTTCCGGAGAGGACCCGGTGACGATGACCTTGCGGTGGACCGAGAATGGCCCGGTGCTGCCCGGGTCGCACTACAACCTAGGGACGGTGACACCTTCTGGTCATGTGGCCAGCCTCGCTTGGACCGCGCTCAGCGCGCATGATACAACCATGAGCGCCGCGATTGCCCTGATGCGGGCAGGTACCGTCGAGGATGCACTTGAGGCCGGTGAACTCTTTGTAGCTCCGGCCCAGAATCTTACCGTCGTGGATCGTGAAAAAATAGCGATGAAACTGATGGGTGCAATGCCCCGCCGCAACGCCGATCACGAAAGCCAGGGACGCCTGCCCAGTCGCGGTTGGATTGATAATAACCGCTGGCAGGGGCGTTTTCCGCACTCTGCGAACCCAGAATTCGTAGCCCCGGTTGGTGGTATCCTTGGCAATACCAATAACAAGACGGTTGACCGGCCTTTTCCCCAACATGTCAGCTATGTCTGGGGCGATACGCAGCGTATTCATCGCTGGCAGCGGTTGATGCAAACCCGACATGTCCACACCAGAGACAGCTTTATCGAGGCGCAACTGGATACCGTCAGCTTTACCGCAAGGTCGTTGCTGCCACTCATTGGTGCCGATCTGTGGTTTACTGGCGAAAGCGCGCCCGAAGGCTCTGCTCAGGGTCTGCGTCAACGTGCCCTGTCGCTTTTGGCCGATTGGAATGGCGAGATGAACGAACATCGGCCAGAACCGCTAATTTACGCGGCATGGCTGCGTGCGCTCCAAACGCGATTGGCCAAGGACGAATTAGGACCGCTCAACTCCGAGTTCACCCATGCCGACCCGATATTTATCGAGCGCGTCTATCGCGATGTAGATGGCGCGGCGATCTGGTGCGACGTGGTCCAGTCCAGCCCGGTTGAGACCTGCACAGATATCGCCCGACTGGCGTTGGACGATGCATTGGTCTGGATCACAGACCGCTATGGAACAGCTTTGGAATCGCTTCGCTGGGGCGATGTTCATCAGGCGGTTCAGGATCATCCGGTTTTGGGGGACGTCCCGTGGGTGCGGTATTTCGTCAACATCCGACAATCCACCTCGGGTGGCGACCACACACTGCAACGCGGACTGACACGCGGCACAGGACCGGACCCATTCCAGAACGTGCATGGTGCCGGATATCGTGGTGTATATGACTTTGCAGACCCTGACAGCAGCGTTTTCGTTATCTCTACCGGTCAGTCGGGGCACTTCCTCAGCAGGTATTACGATGATCTTGCGCAGCTTTGGCGGCGAGGGGAGTATATTCCGATGTCACTAGATCCGCAGTTGGCCCGCGCGGCGGCAGTCGGGATCACCAACCTGCGCCCTGCCAGTCCCTAG
- a CDS encoding NAD(P)-dependent oxidoreductase yields the protein MSTLAFLGMGVMGYPMAGHLQAAGHSVCVYNRTTAKAEKWASEHGGTHATTPREAAADADFVMACVGNDDDLRSVCLGEDGAFAGMKPGATFVDHTTVSSKVTEELYAMAKDAGLNFVDAPISGGQAGAENGQLSIMCGGDQSAYDAAEPVMNTYAKLCRRIGDSGAGQVTKMCNQIAIAGLVQGLSEALHFAEKAGLDGRAVTEVISQGAAGSWQMANRYETMLDDHFEHGFAVDWMRKDLGICLDTANETGASLPVTALVDQFYKDVQKMGGGRWDTSSLLKRLRQMG from the coding sequence ATGAGCACACTGGCATTCTTGGGCATGGGAGTTATGGGCTATCCGATGGCGGGCCACTTGCAGGCTGCGGGTCATTCGGTCTGTGTGTACAACCGGACCACCGCAAAGGCAGAAAAATGGGCCTCCGAACACGGTGGCACCCATGCGACAACCCCAAGAGAGGCTGCGGCAGACGCCGATTTCGTAATGGCCTGCGTTGGCAATGACGATGATTTGCGCTCGGTTTGTCTGGGTGAAGATGGTGCTTTTGCAGGGATGAAACCCGGCGCGACCTTTGTCGATCATACGACCGTGTCATCAAAAGTTACCGAAGAGTTGTATGCGATGGCCAAGGATGCCGGATTGAATTTCGTCGATGCGCCAATCTCAGGCGGGCAGGCGGGCGCGGAAAATGGGCAGCTATCCATCATGTGTGGCGGTGACCAATCGGCCTATGATGCAGCCGAACCGGTGATGAATACCTATGCCAAGCTTTGTCGCCGGATCGGTGATAGCGGGGCGGGGCAAGTAACAAAAATGTGCAATCAGATCGCCATTGCCGGACTGGTTCAGGGGCTGAGCGAGGCGCTGCACTTTGCCGAAAAGGCAGGGCTGGACGGGCGCGCGGTCACCGAAGTGATCAGCCAGGGAGCCGCCGGGAGTTGGCAGATGGCAAACCGGTACGAGACGATGCTGGACGACCATTTCGAACACGGATTTGCGGTGGACTGGATGCGCAAGGATCTGGGGATCTGTCTGGATACGGCCAATGAAACCGGCGCATCTCTGCCGGTCACGGCACTGGTCGACCAGTTCTACAAGGATGTACAGAAAATGGGCGGAGGACGCTGGGACACATCCAGCCTGCTCAAGCGGTTACGCCAAATGGGATGA